The following are encoded in a window of Ferribacterium limneticum genomic DNA:
- a CDS encoding LysR family transcriptional regulator, with protein sequence MELRQLRYLVRTIELGSISQAALDLGIAQSAVSLQIQRLESELSTRLLQRTPSGVIPTDAGIAFVSHAQLALRHADEAMLAARQSRLSGIVGLGLAPTTAGILGVPLLQAMQTQYPDIRIHLVEGMSGHLGQMLNAREIDLAVLFGADQARRWTVQHLLDERLFFVCGAQSGIEQLPTTLTAIADTPLVLPTHRHGLRRVIDAAFGSLNQQANIVAEVDSLYVLMDMVAAGMAATLQPWSALARQPEAGSRLRWAEITDAGTSRRNLLCSLSDDELSPAALATRGVLRQVAGQLVDDGRWKGVTRGHLESR encoded by the coding sequence ATGGAACTGCGGCAACTGCGTTACCTGGTGCGGACAATCGAACTGGGCAGTATCAGCCAGGCGGCGCTCGATCTGGGCATCGCGCAGTCTGCCGTAAGTTTGCAAATCCAGCGTCTTGAAAGCGAGCTTTCGACACGCCTGTTGCAACGAACGCCGAGCGGGGTGATTCCGACGGACGCCGGGATTGCGTTCGTCTCCCATGCCCAGCTCGCCTTACGCCATGCCGACGAGGCAATGCTTGCGGCACGGCAGTCGCGCCTTTCCGGCATCGTCGGCCTTGGCCTGGCGCCGACTACTGCCGGCATACTTGGCGTGCCGCTACTACAGGCAATGCAGACGCAGTATCCGGATATCCGTATTCATCTGGTCGAGGGCATGTCGGGACATCTTGGGCAGATGCTCAATGCCCGCGAAATCGACCTCGCCGTACTTTTCGGCGCCGATCAGGCCAGACGCTGGACTGTCCAGCATCTGCTCGACGAACGGCTATTTTTCGTCTGCGGCGCCCAGAGCGGGATTGAGCAACTGCCGACGACGCTGACTGCCATTGCCGATACGCCGCTGGTTCTGCCGACCCATCGCCACGGATTGCGCCGGGTCATTGATGCGGCCTTCGGCAGTCTGAACCAACAGGCCAACATCGTCGCCGAAGTTGATTCGCTGTATGTGCTGATGGACATGGTCGCGGCCGGCATGGCCGCCACGCTGCAACCATGGTCGGCGCTGGCCCGCCAACCGGAAGCGGGCAGCCGGCTGCGCTGGGCGGAAATTACTGATGCCGGTACCTCGCGGCGCAACCTGCTGTGCAGCCTTTCCGACGACGAACTGTCGCCGGCAGCGCTGGCCACCCGCGGTGTACTCCGTCAGGTCGCCGGGCAGTTGGTGGACGACGGCCGCTGGAAGGGGGTTACGCGAGGGCATCTCGAATCGAGATAG